A single window of Debaryomyces hansenii CBS767 chromosome F complete sequence DNA harbors:
- a CDS encoding DEHA2F05258p (weakly similar to uniprot|P47171 Saccharomyces cerevisiae YJR140C HIR3 Transcriptional corepressor involved in the cell cycle-regulated transcription of histone genes HTA1 HTB1 HHT1 and HHT2), with protein MIDDMIISLIYQEADEKLLNTLYEIFTYLNSAKLARFTLEYLISGKDESDDLFGLIPVEDLCKQKYKLLLQRLHISKPSSSDGDGTRELELIKEKLAFLEPIKADYNTSIENTTNLKTVNINIEYAQRDLNWTSVIDDINKKVKHLQDKEKSQELSRLRIKDLDPYLLTENPIERVRFTIPVPEDESTHDDDVEKNDSKEVDKENNEVPDGEILIDEGSNHINSDEEIFLEAREFLEKEINDGKETQDSKNPSEKDVEGSTCKLDHIPANREVIEGEKHISEENAISKSAPMIQRSSKRVRYRNEESSMEINDVEITRSCFVETERFFENLNSYLDLFNKEAATNLTLTNIVNIYVPEKNNNDENSAEGYVNDFLFILNDWNTRKYTHSLFVDDDTPAGSTASKSTEDEKIKLMEVLSTFGKKGDSLNSDLSKDIKDISSYETTEEIQKFLHDINENPCHYEELKLLILRKLLSIQRPKGDFKGHAAYCLITDTIWNSKLYDRIREWTIQCESIILNHLRLEGCDALGISHMLDDFSFSVAIYEILVDTYISIKDQINSMTSLNYKRTTHKPNKATLNNISLELVKIGDKLNRWTQHFEDLLERIDLSFAMMDQDFFTYYCRYKWSFIHKEKSQNTIWQEKGFIMSQLHELHDNISTKKEAEAHIPLPNYENINEISVDSIKTQVTTTSILSILAKILYAKPGTNNDEAIHLLETILISDSSPDESIEALPLNKEVSTFDKDALIAIKDFLEESPVDMKLSSWNILFSYYDENNQFAKFQHGFEQNVSFILYYLNSNTYNGLIGTKFETLAKVLGSYGKHVRIFLSHLRENNWKLSRDSHRTSSSIERTFSELLKLFELFYLFSIHEEAALISSSKLSVKARSNKAYERFKDIFISTVSVIVIYYKELLMNTVKIEESKVPSEIEKTIGNLICDFHEQLGWRRVCDAAEGLFLNLAQDILVAFDNNLFEKQLAQLISCRYHYSVSIDTFTPANHETKKTAEFDLSSTQRMADFILPLCFKKNPLKATPKSDMKLLIDEFYEVVGDPDFDSCEILSRNDSLFEHFLESTSITSRFLRDTFYGLEELDFRNPPDNANIIRSGLYYMQGLLMFASYKIRKKSTQSRAVELENIIMLLKNDLVYCTNRMESWFLLGQAYGFLVEDDLIWTSDKLTVPERKIGTANLQRKSLICYLMAINESTKANIKKDLPLKTTIGSLMALFSKEMYNAAMKPMDMHAFKVQNIPRFIKKPTGAAFVSVSTSSVNSNLCLKVIQQSLHIAIKSKRNDWTYYYYLSKVQRKLNKSPRIVLDTLQQASNIAKEQSNPSDPIIEPHYKKCSLIYKYAKEGSLSFQSGLEFLKNDMVINYEKGNKSIEKPMDFYEIIVECLKAVISYDKKRWHHKPRYRLAKVLFEEFGKITEAKEEISSIVSLKSTNKTLVSIWKPENERPGKHFYYTFQYAHFYVVLLSSDRNLIGLIQMLPKLRRSNSIMVSLYSLWETLCSSICKIIRNSLKVDEGFTERFMSSSGYQKFMMNSKSLLENMKGDGVPGELQIHLCFLHAITDMKKLNNGFGPTSLIDDTMVAIFIRIYLYFEKQSNNLKPMGTPEPTESPNEKAKKLAKRDFFPLISDMLKTFRRDIENILKDQPDIYNDFVSCSDKKVEKEGVVGKENNVNSKILEEEQSREVIKTPELKMDSINFESVSDKHITQNKLEADTILQENNDKSPKNNGIKDNENSIPDSRARTLDEMLFNKGLEKKVQGESPTAKKQKLNSDHHDSASE; from the coding sequence ATGATTGATGATATGAtaatatcattgatttatcaagaaGCAGACGAAAAGTTGTTGAACACCTTATATGAGATTTTTACGTATCTCAATAGTGCAAAATTGGCTAGATTCACATTAGAATACTTAATAAGCGGAAAGGACGAAAGTGATGATTTGTTTGGATTAATACCCGTTGAAGACCTATGTAAACAAAAGTATAAGCTATTATTACAGCGCcttcatatttcaaaacCATCATCATCTGACGGGGATGGTACAAGGGAATTAGAACTAATAAAAGAAAAGCTAGCCTTCTTAGAACCCATAAAGGCTGATTATAATACACTGATTGAAAATACAACTAATTTGAAGACcgtaaatataaatattgaatatgcTCAGCGTGATCTTAATTGGACTTCTGTTATTGATGACATCAATAAGAAAGTTAAACATCTAcaagataaagaaaaatcaCAAGAATTATCGAGATTaagaattaaagatttaGATCCGTATTTACTAACTGAAAATCCGATAGAGAGAGTTAGATTTACCATTCCCGTCCCTGAGGATGAATCCACACACGATGATGATGTGGAGAAGAACGACTCAAAGGAAGTAGATAAAGAGAATAATGAAGTTCCAGACGGAGAAATACTAATTGATGAGGGTTCTAACCATATCAACTCCGACGAAGAAATATTCCTAGAGGCAAGAGAATTTTTGGAGAAGGAAATAAACGACGGAAAAGAAACACAAGATTCAAAAAATCCCTCGGAAAAAGATGTAGAGGGATCTACATGTAAACTTGACCATATACCTGCTAATAGAGAAGTTATAGAGGGGGAAAAGCATATTTCTGAAGAAAAtgcaatatcaaaatctgCACCCATGATCCAAAGGTCATCGAAAAGAGTAAGATATAGAAATGAGGAATCATCTATGGAAATAAACGACGTAGAAATAACGAGAAGTTGTTTTGTTGAGACAGAACGTTTTTTTGAGAATTTGAATCTGTATTTAGACCTCTTCAACAAAGAGGCAGCCACGAATCTAACGCTCACGAATATAGTTAATATTTACGTTCCTGAAaaaaacaataatgatgaaaatagCGCAGAAGGTTATGTCAATgactttttatttattctcAATGATTGGAATACTAGAAAGTACACCCATTCGTTATTTGTGGATGATGATACTCCAGCTGGCTCAACAGCTAGTAAATCTAcggaagatgaaaaaatcaaGTTAATGGAAGTATTGAGTACTTTTGGAAAGAAGGGAGATTCGCTAAACCTGGATTTATCAAAGGATATAAAAGATATTTCGTCATACGAAACTACTGAAGAGATCCAAAAATTTCTAcatgatataaatgaaaacCCATGCCACTATGAAGAACTTAAGCTACTTATTTTACGCAAACTTTTAAGTATCCAACGCCCTAAAGGAGATTTTAAAGGACATGCAGCATATTGTTTGATAACTGATACCATTTGGAATTCTAAGCTTTATGATAGGATTAGGGAATGGACAATACAATGCGaatcaattattttgaatcatttaaGGTTGGAGGGTTGCGATGCCCTAGGTATAAGCCATATGCTTGATGATTTCTCGTTTTCTGTGGCtatatatgaaatattggTGGACACTTATATTTCGATTAAGGACCAGATAAATAGCATGACATCTTTAAATTACAAGAGAACTACTCATAAACCAAATAAAGCCACGTTAAAcaatatttctttagaGCTAGTCAAAATCGGAGACAAATTAAACCGATGGACTCAGCATTTCGAGGACTTACTCGAGAGAATAGATTTATCTTTTGCCATGATGGACCAAGATTTTTTTACTTATTACTGCAGATATAAATGGTCTTTTATACATAAAGAGAAATCTCAAAATACAATATGGCAAGAGAAAGGGTTTATAATGTCTCAGCTACACGAATTGCATGATAATATTCTGACAAAAAAAGAAGCTGAGGCACATATTCCTTTACCGAATTAcgaaaatattaatgaaataagTGTCGACAGTATCAAAACACAAGTAACAAcaacatcaatattatcaatattagcaaaaatattatatgctAAACCGggaacaaataatgatgaggCAATACATCTTTTAGAAACCATACTAATTAGCGATTCATCCCCTgatgaatcaattgaagcATTACCTCTAAATAAAGAGGTTAGTACGTTTGATAAGGACGCACTTATAGCCATTAAAGATTTTTTGGAAGAATCTCCAGTTGATATGAAGTTAAGCTCGTGGAACATTTTATTTCTGTATTACGATGAAAACAACCAGTTTGCTAAGTTCCAACATGGGTTCGAACAAAATGTATCTTTTATcttatattatttgaacAGTAATACATATAATGGACTTATAGGTACAAAGTTTGAAACTTTAGCAAAGGTATTAGGTTCATATGGCAAACATGTTCGGATCTTTTTAAGCCACTTGAGAGAGAATAATTGGAAACTATCCAGAGATCTGCATAGAACATCACTGTCCATTGAACGTACGTTCAGTGAATTGCTTAAGCTTTTTGAACTATTTTACTTGTTTAGCATCCACGAGGAGGCTGCCTTAATATCAAGTTCTAAGTTGTCTGTTAAAGCTAGATCGAACAAGGCATATGAACGATTCAAAGATATATTCATAAGTACAGTCTCGGTAATTGTTATCTACTATAaggaattattaatgaatacTGTAAAAATAGAGGAAAGTAAAGTACCCAGTGAGATTGAAAAAACTATTGGTAATCTCATATGTGATTTCCATGAACAGTTAGGTTGGAGAAGGGTATGTGATGCTGCAGAAGGATTATTTTTGAACTTGGCTCAGGATATATTGGTAGCATTCGATAATAATCTATTCGAGAAACAGTTAGCCCAACTTATTTCGTGTCGGTATCATTATAGCGTCAGCATTGACACGTTTACACCGGCAAATCACGAAACTAAAAAGACTGctgaatttgatttatcatcCACCCAGAGAATGgctgattttattttgcCCTTGTGCTTCAAGAAGAATCCGTTAAAAGCAACGCCCAAATCGGacatgaaattattaattgacGAATTTTATGAGGTTGTAGGAGATCctgattttgattcatGTGAAATCCTCAGTAGAAATGACTCTTTATTTGaacattttcttgaatcaaCATCAATTACTTCAAGATTTCTTCGTGATACATTTTACGGTTTGGAAGAATTAGATTTCCGTAATCCACCTGATAACGCCAATATAATTCGAAGCggtttatattatatgcAAGGTCTATTGATGTTTGCTTCTTACAAGATTAGAAAAAAATCAACCCAAAGTAGGGCTGTTGAACtagaaaatattattatgttGTTGAAGAATGATTTAGTTTACTGTACGAATAGAATGGAAAGTTGGTTTTTATTGGGGCAAGCATATGGATTCTTggttgaagatgatttgaTATGGACATCAGATAAGTTAACAGTACCAGAAAGAAAGATAGGTACTGCTAACCTCCAAAGAAAATCATTGATATGTTATTTGATGGCTATTAATGAATCGACAAAGGCAAACATAAAGAAAGACCTCCCTCTAAAAACTACAATAGGATCTCTTATGGCATTGTTCTCTAAAGAAATGTATAATGCAGCAATGAAGCCGATGGATATGCATGCATTTAAAGTTCAGAATATTCCTCGGTTTATAAAAAAACCCACTGGTGCTGCTTTTGTCAGTGTATCTACAAGCTCTGTGAATTCTAACCTCTGCTTGAAAGTTATTCAACAATCATTACATATAGCTATCAAATCGAAAAGAAATGACTGGACATACTATTATTACCTTTCTAAGgttcaaagaaaattgaataaatcaCCCAGAATAGTTCTTGATACGTTGCAACAGGCTTCTAATATAGCTAAAGAGCAATCAAATCCATCAGATCCTATTATTGAACCTCATTACAAAAAGTGTTCCTTAATTTATAAGTATGCAAAGGAGGGCTCTTTAAGTTTTCAATCTGGTTTGGAATTCCTCAAAAATGACATGGTGATCAACTACGAAAAAGGTAATAAATCTATCGAGAAGCCAATGGACTtttatgaaattattgtGGAATGCCTTAAGGCAGTAATATCTTACGATAAAAAAAGATGGCATCATAAGCCTAGGTATAGACTAGCAAaagtattatttgaagaattcgGTAAAATCACTGAGGCAAAAGAGGAAATTTCATCAATCGTGTCATTGAAATCAACTAATAAAACGTTGGTTCTGATATGGAAAcctgaaaatgaaagacCTGGGAAACACTTCTATTATACATTCCAATATGCGCATTTCTATGTCGTATTGCTTTCGAGTGATCGGAATTTAATAGGCCTAATACAAATGCTTCCGAAGTTACGACGTTCGAATTCAATTATGGTATCGCTATATTCCTTATGGGAAACATTATGTTCATCAATTTGTAAAATCATCAGAAATCTGCTTAAAGTTGATGAGGGTTTTACGGAAAGATTTATGCTGTCTCTGGGTTACCAGAAATttatgatgaattcaaagtCGTTGTTAGAAAACATGAAAGGTGATGGGGTGCCCGGAGAGTTACAAATACATTTATGTTTCCTTCATGCAATTACTgatatgaaaaaattaaataatggATTTGGCCCAACATCATTAATTGACGATACAATGGTCGcaatttttattagaatctATTTGTATTTTGAGAAACAGCTGAATAATCTTAAACCAATGGGCACTCCTGAACCAACAGAATCTCCGAATGAAAAGGCTAAAAAGCTTGCTAAAAGAGATTTTTTTCCGCTCATTTCTGATATGTTGAAGACTTTCAGAAGGGATAtcgaaaatattttaaaagaTCAACCCgatatttataatgattttgtaAGTTGCTCAGACAAAAAAGTAGAGAAGGAAGGTGTTGTTGGGAAGGAAAATAATGTCAATTCTAAAAtcttagaagaagaacaaagTAGAGAAGTAATTAAAACCCCTGAATTAAAAATGGATAGTATCAATTTTGAGTCTGTGTCAGATAAACATATAACTCAGAACAAACTAGAAGCCGATACTATTCTTCaggaaaataatgataaatctCCAAAAAATAATGGCATTAaggataatgaaaattctaTTCCTGACTCTCGAGCCAGAACACTAGATGAAATGTTATTTAATAAGGGCTTAGAAAAAAAGGTTCAAGGAGAGTCCCCGACAGCAAAGAAACAAAAGTTGAATAGTGATCACCATGATTCTGCATCAGAGTAA
- a CDS encoding DEHA2F05280p (similar to uniprot|Q03193 Saccharomyces cerevisiae YDR090c) — protein sequence MYNAVAENVLGTIGTILWCIQLVPQIIRNYYVKDCEGVPSVMMFLWALSGVPFSIYFFGTDGSIPLRVQPQLFTLCCVITWIQTLYYPPVQCGLRKVIIYASTFIIIAAGAEVGFILWLRPIYREGKEWPLLIIGIIAALLIALGLIPPYFELAKRRGRVIGINFVFVSMDSLGAIFSLVSIVVGTMDILSIVLYAIVIALEFGIFASHTIWYIRFGKKEKAKENNQERDHEQEQEAESAYESSQEYSQEHLQEHSKEHSQEHSKEHSQEHSQEHENSLNKMVEIQAQISRSDKSEYEYNEKYNNYDI from the coding sequence ATGTATAATGCCGTAGCAGAGAATGTCCTTGGGACTATTGGTACGATATTATGGTGCATTCAATTAGTGCCTCAGATAATTCGGAATTATTACGTGAAAGATTGTGAAGGTGTACCTAGTGTGATGATGTTTCTATGGGCTCTTAGCGGTGTTCCattttctatatatttctttggcACTGATGGGTCGATACCACTCAGAGTACAACCACAACTATTCACTCTTTGCTGTGTGATTACTTGGATACAAACATTATATTATCCGCCGGTGCAATGTGGACTAAGGAAGGTGATCATTTACGCTAGTACGTTTATTATAATAGCGGCCGGAGCTGAAGTCGGATTCATATTGTGGTTACGTCCAATTTACCGGGAAGGAAAGGAATGGCCCTTGCTAATAATTGGTATAATTGCAGCGCTATTGATTGCACTAGGGCTTATTCCTCCATATTTCGAATTGGCCAAACGTCGAGGACGAGTAATCGGCATAAATTTCGTGTTCGTAAGCATGGATTCACTTGGAGCcatattttctttggtAAGCATTGTGGTGGGCACAATGGACATATTGAGTATTGTACTCTATGCTATTGTAATTGCATTGGAATTTGGCATATTTGCTAGTCATACCATATGGTATATTAGATTTGggaagaaagaaaaagcAAAGGAGAACAATCAAGAACGGGACCACGAACAGGAACAGGAAGCGGAATCTGCATATGAAAGCTCACAAGAATACTCACAAGAACACTTACAAGAACACTCAAAAGAACACTCACAAGAACACTCAAAAGAACACTCACAAGAACACTCACAAGAACATGAAAACAGCCTAAACAAAATGGTAGAGATTCAAGCTCAGATATCAAGAAGTGACAAATCTGAATATGAATACAAcgaaaaatataataattatgatataTAG
- a CDS encoding DEHA2F05302p (weakly similar to uniprot|P14736 Saccharomyces cerevisiae YER162C RAD4 Protein that recognizes and binds damaged DNA (with Rad23p) during nucleotide excision repair): protein MSEYRYKELLKESLKGSEVDNGTNTRKRRKTGGQYVFNGLDNTKIENQEVITISDNDQESEDSVNSSDFEDVSLDDEEESHGLNLFPDNTDSNDKQESLSITINPVQEEVKKKRKFNSISKSEREQRRIIHQMYVGLMLTHGVIRNRWCNDYNLLMELKKNVSPQILELLHQKDSDDVLPLVKSRRFLDGLKKLMMMYSLNYRVTSQGLVRKNWNELSIKQSKIEANVTFSKFFNLVTKFRGSRDIAAQGFVSLLRSVDLNARLVFSLQPPDYTSITELPKINNNNQTTSSPEVTQSPLLQRFASRNSKRNLLDSMRKKSTTVTDEVKHANYFEDSSYPIFWVEVWDKYVKKWVSIDPIVLQTIEVPPMRRKCKFEPPSTDIRNQLTYVIAYDRLGGVKDVTRRYSLYYNAKTVKKKIHFRSEEDEIWYNRILKASCSQLRRNKINKIDILESKEFHTRDLAEGVPNNIADFKNHPVYALESQLKQNEIIFPKDESSTCGFFRNKSSKKSQEKAVIPIYKRSHVHGLRSAKAWYLRGRVLKVGVQPLKLKKKQMHQKQPTSDDDEEEETTRLYAEFQTKLYIPPPIVHGEIPKNAYGNIDIYTPSMLPDNGYLVDTTSQFSMKIAERAAKIIDVDYAKAIVAFDFGKSGKKKSQSRNPTAREGGILIDIQYKEAVYLVMNTLLEEEESLKRRVVELNSLNNWKYFLTKLRISERLNKVHGKLNSEDEESNFTDESEDDDFSIHSDNSGSDTKEFGGGGFFISGNPESNSATEKYEATPEGFEEPYIGKSEGNEGVMEAKYMVEDTDFIEEESGGGFFVEDPEPEAKYSQARIGGPSINVELDDMPDYYFKQDENGELIYDPSSDGNQLRSESSGADGTDTPKGNHDLSCTYLSKEALPDRVLTQDDTHEETSQMILSPEAANDIEATGKTIVDKNDSSVSSCGKSSSGVESFQDSLGEEIAKEEQVFGFEYSDTD, encoded by the coding sequence atgTCCGAGTATCGTTACAAGGAGCTATTAAAGGAGAGCTTAAAAGGTAGTGAAGTAGATAATGGTACAAATACAAGAAAAAGGAGAAAAACCGGTGGACAATACGTGTTCAATGGGCTAGATAATACAAAAATAGAGAATCAAGAAGTGATTACGATATCAGATAACGACCAGGAAAGTGAGGATAGTGTCAATTCTAGTGACTTTGAGGATGTTAGCttagatgatgaagaagaatcgCATGGTCTAAACCTATTTCCTGATAATACAGATTCAAATGACAAACAAGAATCTTTATCTATAACCATAAATCCTGTTCAAGAGGAGGttaagaagaaaagaaagtttAATTCTATATCTAAGAGTGAAAGGGAACAACGGAGAATTATACATCAGATGTACGTGGGACTAATGTTAACACATGGTGTGATTAGAAATAGATGGTGTAACGattacaatttattaatggaACTTAAAAAGAATGTTTCGCCTCAAATCTTGGAATTATTGCACCAAAAAGATTCAGATGATGTATTGCCTCTTGTAAAGTCCAGGAGGTTTCTAGACGGActcaagaaattgatgatgatgtATTCGTTAAACTATCGAGTTACTTCTCAAGGTCTAGTACGCAAGAATTGGAATGAATTGTCAATCAAGCAGTCGAAGATCGAAGCTAATGTTACTTTTAGCAAGTTTTTTAATTTAGTTACAAAATTTAGAGGTTCTCGCGATATAGCTGCTCAAGGCTTTGTAAGTCTATTACGATCAGTCGATTTGAATGCAAGGCTAGTTTTTTCATTACAACCTCCCGATTACACTTCGATTACAGAGCTCccaaaaattaataataataatcagaCAACTTCATCGCCCGAAGTTACTCAGAGCCCTTTACTTCAAAGATTTGCTTCTCGAAATAGTAAAAGGAATCTTTTAGATTCAATGAGGAAAAAATCTACTACTGTAACAGACGAAGTAAAACATGCAAATTACTTTGAAGATTCATCATATCCTATATTTTGGGTCGAGGTGTGGGATAAATATGTTAAAAAATGGGTAAGTATTGACCCTATTGTGCTTCAAACAATCGAAGTTCCGCCGATGAGACGAAAATGCAAATTTGAACCACCATCTACGGATATAAGAAATCAGTTAACTTATGTAATTGCATATGATAGACTAGGAGGTGTTAAAGATGTAACCCGGAGATACAGTCTATATTATAATGCTAAGACTgttaagaagaagatacaTTTCAGATCtgaggaagatgaaatatGGTATAATAGAATACTTAAAGCATCTTGTCTGCAGTtgagaagaaataaaattaataagatAGATATTTTAGAATCCAAGGAATTTCACACAAGAGATTTAGCTGAAGGAGTACCGAATAATATTGCTGATTTCAAAAACCATCCGGTGTATGCATTGGAATCACAGTTGAAgcaaaatgaaataatttttccTAAAGACGAGAGCAGTACCTGTGGATTTTTTAGGAATAAGCTGTCAAAAAAATCACAAGAGAAGGCTGTTATTCCTATCTATAAAAGATCACATGTTCACGGTTTGAGATCTGCAAAGGCTTGGTATCTTCGGGGAAGAGTGCTAAAGGTTGGAGTGCAACcattaaaattaaagaagaaacaaatgCATCAGAAGCAACCAACtagtgatgatgatgaggaagaagaaactaCAAGGCTCTATGCAGAGTTTCAAACTAAACTATACATACCTCCACCTATTGTCCATGGCGAGATTCCTAAGAACGCTTATGGAAATATCGATATTTATACTCCTAGTATGCTACCAGATAATGGATATTTAGTTGATACTACATCacaattttcaatgaagatTGCAGAAAGAGCGgcaaaaataattgatgTTGATTATGCAAAAGCTATTGTTGCATTTGATTTTGGCAAATCTGGCAAAAAAAAGTCTCAAAGCAGAAATCCCACTGCAAGAGAGGGAGGaatattaattgatattcaGTATAAAGAAGCGGTATACTTAGTTATGAATACTCTCTtagaagaggaagaaagCTTGAAAAGAAGAGTAGTcgaattgaattcattgaaCAATTGGAAGTACTTTTTGACGAAATTAAGAATATCCGAAAGATTAAATAAAGTGCATGGTAAACTAAACAgcgaagatgaagaatcgAATTTCACTGATGAACTGGAAGACGATGATTTTAGTATACATAGTGACAATTCCGGTAGTGATacaaaagaatttggaGGCGGTGGCTTTTTCATTAGTGGTAATCCTGAATCAAATTCTGCTACAGAGAAATATGAAGCAACCCCTGAAGGTTTTGAAGAGCCATATATAGGGAAACTGGAAGGAAATGAAGGAGTTATGGAAGCAAAGTATATGGTCGAAGATACGGATTttatagaagaagaaagtgGAGGCGGATTCTTTGTAGAAGATCCTGAGCCTGAGGCTAAGTATTCACAAGCAAGGATTGGTGGGCCACTGATCAACGTAGAACTAGACGATATGCCTGATTATTACTTCAAACAGGATGAGAACGGAGAGTTGATATATGATCCGTCTAGTGATGGTAATCAGCTTAGGCTGGAATCTAGTGGTGCTGATGGTACTGACACCCCCAAAGGGAATCATGACTTATCATGCACATATTTATCTAAGGAGGCTTTACCTGATAGAGTTTTAACCCAGGACGATACACACGAGGAAACTTCACAAATGATTCTTTCACCCGAAGCTGCTAATGACATAGAAGCAACAGGAAAGACTATAGTTGACAAAAATGATTCAAGCGTATCAAGCTGTGGGAAATCACTGAGTGGAGTAGAAAGTTTCCAAGACTCTCTAGGGGAAGAAATTGCCAAAGAGGAGCAAGtatttggatttgaatATAGTGATACCGATTAG